A single Capra hircus breed San Clemente chromosome 13, ASM170441v1, whole genome shotgun sequence DNA region contains:
- the TP53TG5 gene encoding TP53-target gene 5 protein: protein MQSKEPQDKIHQPVSKVIARNRLKMVLKHLSLLKLLKSSNPRIQELHNLARRCWNSLLRVPKILGLSSGYDNAWDEVEQNNKELQEEAGCSYQKLDSTKLKLTGEPEEREESRPRAEEAVSQKEEQVEPEAPTTSRGHGLTTGPRAQAMQPPTGDPQVIFRKTHQDRTPVKDVKQPETVNQRVWFEGLPTRVHLPGPRVMCRSSALRWVKRCCTRFCSASLEMPMVHRYKV from the exons ATGCAATCTAAGGAACCACAGGACAAGATACATCAgcctgtcagcaaagtaatcgcACGGAACCGACTTAAAATG GTATTAAAACACTTGTCGCTCTTGAAGCTGCTCAAAAGCTCAAACCCTCGGATCCAAGAACTGCATAACCTGGCCAGAAGGTGTTGGAATTCACTGCTCAGGGTTCCAAAGATCCTGGGGCTCTCCTCTGG GTACGATAATGCCTGGGATGAAGTGGAACAAAATAACAAAGAGCTCCAGGAGGAGGCTGGGTGTTCCTACCAGAAGCTGGACTCCACAAAATTAAAGCTCACAGGGGAGCCTGAGGAGCGTGAGGAGTCGAGGCCCAGGGCAGAGGAAGCTGTGTCACAGAAAGAGGAGCaagtggagcctgaggccccgaCGACATCGAGGGGTCACGGCCTGACCACGGGTCCCAGAGCCCAGGCAATGCAGCCTCCCACTGGGGACCCCCAAGTCATCTTCCGGAAGACCCACCAGGACAGAACTCCCGTGAAGGATGTGAAGCAGCCGGAAACAGTGAACCAGCGGGTCTGGTTTGAGGGGCTGCCCACACGGGTCCACCTCCCAGGGCCTCGGGTGATGTGCAGATCCTCCGCCTTGCGCTGGGTCAAGCGCTGCTGCACCCGCTTCTGCTCGGCGTCACTGGAGATGCCTATGGTCCATCGGTACAAGGTGTGA